The nucleotide window TCAGGATCTTTACCAAAAAAAATTGATAGATTTTTTAATGCTCTGTTATATTCATAGGAATTTTCAATAGAGTTATCAAAACTCATTACTTCAAACCAATCAACCTTTTTAGTATCCCTTGTCACTGTTTTAAATTTATTAAATCCGTTTACATCATTATATTGGAATTTTTGTCCTTCAATGATTGAATAGTCATATCCGTGTATTTTATTATCTGAAATTAAGTTGATAATTTTTTTATTAATGTGGATTGCTAACATCATTAAACTTTGATAAGGTTGGTTGTTCATAAAATCAAACCAATATATAAGTATTATATTTCTAATAGAATTATATTATTTAAATTTATTATTAAATACATTTTTTTAAACTATAAACCGTTACATTTTTTTGATCGTAACGTAGGGATAGTAAGATTTAATTCTACAAATCTAAATTATAACTTATTTTGAAAAGCTTAATTTATATTTAAGTTATTTTAATGGTCTTAAAAAGGTATGTGAATAGTTTAAATAATCTAATTTTGTTAAACGTGTTTTAACTAACTAATTCAGTCTAAGTGCAGTATGAGAAGTGGAATATAGTAATATCAAATTATGTTTAAATTAGTCTAGGACTTCTAAACATAATAAAAGCTGTGATCTAGTAAAAGATCTAGTTATATCTTAGTTAGAGGGGGGAACTAATTAGTTTATTTTTTTAGGATATTGTTCATGACATTATGATCCTTAACTTGTAAAGGATGATAATCAAATTCTGGTTTTAAAGTTTACTACAATCAAACATTTAGATTAAGTTGCAGAAGAAGTTCCTACAACTCAAGTACACTGATTATTAAAAGTGTTAATTCTACTTTTAGAGTAAATCAAATATTAACAGTGTATAATTTGATATATAAAGCGAAAAAAGGTGATATGAATGGTTTTAAACAAAGTAAAATTTGAAGACATAGTAAATGAGTTAAAAGAAGCCCCTGAAATGAATATTTATAAATTAATACATAATTTAAAGTGCTCAAAATCACTTCTTTATTCTAGGATTACTGAAAACGGTTTTAACGGTCTTAAAGACTTGAAAATAAGCATATTAAAAGGAGAAATTTAGGGGGTGGTTGTTAAATGACAGATTACAAACCTAGTAAAAAGGAACTGGTTGATTTTGAAGAACGTTTAACCAGAACATATCGAATTGAGAAAGGTAGCATTGGAATAGAAAAGTTAAAAGAAATGTGGAAAGAAGAAAAAAGAGAAAAAGAAAATATAAAGATGATTAAAGCGGAACGGCTGAATTTAATAAAAGATATATTCTCCGATACTACGGAAATAATGCAACAAACAATTTTAGATGAGTGTTATCATTCGAAAAATACAACAAGTCGTTTTTTTACTATGGCAGAAATCGAAATGCAAAAAGTAAAAGTTTTAGAAAAGATAGCTGATAATTTATAATTTTTATATTTTTTAAATAACTTATTTTCCCAATATGAATCCGGATGAGTATTTTTATTTTAATTAAATCATTTTTCACATTTTTTATTTTTTTCCGTCATTGATCATTGAAATTCCATATTTAATAAATTTTATGAGGTGAATAATCTTGAAACAAATAAAAATAAATAAAGATATCGTTTTTAAACACGCTCAAAAAGTTGCATTATCTAGTAAATCACAAGTAAAGATGGGAAGAATTCCTAAGGCACCTAGTATAAACTGGGATAAACAGCCTGTTGGTTATACAGGTTATAATGATGAGGAGTATGGTACAGCCATTGTATGTGATTATATTGATGAATTTGATAAATATCTTGTAGTAATAGACTTAGACAGCCCTAAAGATTCTGAAGATATACCTATAACTCTTTTCAAGGAGATATTGCAACCATTAATAAATATTACATATTCTGTTTCTACACAAGGTAAAGGGATTCATATTTACTTATTAAGTGAATCTAAACCCATAGCTAAACAACCAAAGATTAATATTGATTATCAAACCCATACTGGAAAAAAAGGCAGGGGAAAATACATAGTTTCTAATTATATTTATGATACTCAGGGCAATAAGAAGCGTTATTCTAAACTTGCTGAAAGTCCTGATGAAATAATAGTTGTAAAAAGTGCTGATGATGTCTTAAATGAGTTATTGAATAAGTTAGAAGAAGGAGGACACCTAAAGACACCAGTTAAGGATTATATGGTAAATATTACCGACATTGTAAAGAGTGGTATACGGAAAGGAAAGAGAAATGATTATGTGATGTGTTTAGCTGGATATCTTAGGAAAAATGATTTTCCATTGGAAAAGACATTGCAGATAATAAATGAATCTTTTAAAGATGATGAAGAATTAGATCACAGGTTTGACACTGTTAAAAGGACTTATGAAGCTGATATTAGTGTTATTAATGGTTGGAATGAGTTAAAGAATCATTTAAACGGTTCTGATTTATCAGAGTTAGAAAGATTAGTATCTGGTGGATTAAATCTTAAGGATAAGATATTATCAACTTTGAGTAAGAATAAAGAGCCTAGTACTAAAGCTCTTGCTGATTTTGTGAACAGTGAATTGGTTTTATATTTTGATCCTAATCTGAGAAAGTACTATGAAAGAGATCAGGAAGGAACAATCAGGGAAATAGATGATACTCGGATCACCGAATTTTTAAATGCAGAATTTGGGGAGAATGAAATATCAAAGGGTAAACGCAGGAACATCTTGGGATATGTGTCTAAATTAATTAACACCAATTATAACTTGATTCAGTTTAAAAATGGTATTTTAAATACTATTACAAGAGAATTTAACGAAGATAAACGCCTAAACGATGAAGTACCTAAATTAACTTTGCCTTTTAACTGGAATGAAGATGCCAAGTCAGGTAGAATTGGTAAATTAATTGATGAAATATTGGATAGTCATAGGTATCCTAATAATAAGGAATTATGGTTACGAGCTGTAGGGCATGCTTTTATGGGTACAAATAGGATTGGTAGAATGGTTATAGTTCAGGGGGAATCTGGAACTGGAAAATCTACATTGACCACGATTTTAATGAGAATATTCCATGATAAGTATTCTGAAATAAAGACTCAGAATATAGTTAAGAATGAAAGATTCACGCTTTATTCACTTGTAAACAATTCTATCAACATTGATGATGATATATCGAATGGAATGTTAAGGGGAATAGGTAATTTAAATACCATATGTACTGGTAATGGTTTAGAAGTGGAGATTAAAGGTGAGAATAAAGTTATAAAAGCTACAAACCCAGAAATTCCCCGATTATTTGCTAATGGTAACACTTTACCGCCAGTAGTAGGAACCGGATTTGAAAGAAGACTGTTATTAGTACATGCAAATAACAAAGTTCCATATAAAAATAAAGATGAATACTTACAACCAGACATATTATCTGGAAAATACGACCAAGACGGCATAGAATGGTTAGTATATCACAGTATTAATCTATATTTAGATAAAGAAGATGAACCTTTAACCAGTGAACAAGATGAAAGATTAATGCAGGAGATATACGAATTTAAAGCATATCCTCATAAAAAAGGAGCTGAAATGATATTCATAGAAAAAGAAGATGAATTTATCCTAAAAAAAGAAGCTCACAGATATCTAAAGATGTGGAGTAAACAAGCTTTCAAAGAAGGAAAGATCAGTATTGAACATAGAAAACCTACTCAAAGACAATTAAACAGAGCTATGAAAGATGCTGGTTATGATGATTCTAGAAAAATGGTTAATCGTGAATCATTCCATGTATATGATGACCTAACAATTAAACCTGAATATCTTAAACTATTTAAACCAAGCGAAGAAACACAAGCCACAATATATGAATAACATACTTTTTTTTTCTTTACATAATTTTTGCACGATTTGATCATTTTTTAATAGATTTCCAATTGTAAAAACTTATTTTAATCTTTACATAAAATTTTTTTTCAAACTGAAAAATAACTACAAAATATACAAAATATACAAATTAGAGACCACTTTCAGAAAAAAACTAATTTATTTTTTTAGACATTTCATCATAGTCATAAATCTGTGAATATTTAAAGTAAATTCATTGTGTATTTCTGAATATTCTGCAATTGATTGACGTATGTGAAAGCTAATTGGATTATAGCTTTTATCTGACAATTCCCTAAATTCTTTTAACATCTTAGGTGGCAACTTTATAGTTATTTGTTCCATTGGTTCTTTTAATTTAAGTCTTGATATTTTCTCTGATTCTGATATGATTTCATCTATACCAAACTATTAACATATGTCTTGTTTATAATAGGTTTATAACATTTTTAGAAGTTTTTTATATTTTTATTTCGTTATAGCCGTATATTACGAAGAAAACTAAAAAATGATATTTATTTGATAAATATAACTATTTTAAAATTTTCATGACATTCCTAATTATAATTAAATGAATATAATCCCCCTACCACCACCGAAAAAAACCCAAAGGGGGAGGGTTAAAAAATAGTACTGTCTAAGCTATCCTATTAAATATGGAATTTTAAATCTTAATGTCGCCTGAAATAATGACTAAATTTATATAATGGTCTTTATGTTCTTTCAGGATGAATCAGGGTATTTTTAGTTGTAAATTTATAATAATAATACTTTTTTTATCTCTTAAATTGTTTATTTTTTAAAAATAAGGTTTAATATTATTTATTGCAGTCTACAAACTAAAAAAGACTACCGTGGACTGTATTACTTAGGCATATAACGGTCTATCTTAACTTCTTTTTAAAAAAAGTTCCAGTCCACAGAAGTTATAGCTAAAAGTGAGTGTGAACATGATATTGGTTAGGTCTATAGAGGTCTGGGGATACTCAGATGGCTATAGTCCACAGATTTGTAAAATTTTGAAAAATGGATGTATACATTGTTTTTTAGAACAAATTTCAATAATTTTTTTGAATAAAATTAGTACAATTTAGGATGTTTATGATTATAAATAATTATCTTTAATTGTCACTTATGATAATATATAAATGTTTGGTATTACGCCTTATTTTTTAGTCTATCAAAAGGAAAATTAGTAGGATAAGTTAATATTCAAGGATTTTCCATCAGAATTTTGTTGGAGAATAAATAAATTGTTAGGGGTAACTAACCTTTAATCTGTTTTCTTTTGGAGTTATAAAGTGAGTAGAATGGGTTTTGAGATTTGGCAAGAGCATCACAATATCTACAACACGTGATTTTGAAAGTATTTAAGATAATGTAATGATACTAATTATAGAAAATATAGTTTATTATTCAAAATTTTTCCCAAAAAACCCTAAAGACAGATAATAATTCTTCAAATAGGGGAATTCAATTGTTAAAAGTCAAAGACAAAATACCATTAGCATTAGGACTACTGGCGGGCATATGGTTTGTACTTGTATATTTAATAAGTCAAACACAATTAGATCTAGCAGGAATCTATTTAATTTGTATTGCAATTTTTTTTACATTAGATGGAATTTTAGACAACAAATCAGGAATTCTAAATATATTACTAGGAGTAACATTATTAATTTCGGATTTAATTATGTTATTAATACAAAAGGACTCTTTAACCTCATTTAATTCAATTATTTTTATTATACTTGCACTATTTTTTTTAACAATAGGTATTGGACTTTATTTAGGTTTTCTACCTGTTAAAAAGTTTAAATCGTGGTATGAATTGAGAAAATAGAAACCCCCAAATACAATTGTGGAACTGCTACAATTAATAGAAGAGTGAAAACGTACGCAGTGAACTTGGTATGATAATAAAAAATTTAAAATGATTTAATGAATTTAATAGAATTGATAAACTCCGTTTTTAACTCTCTTAGTGCTAGTTAATACTAGCGGTAACTTATAATATGTAATAATAATCTAATAATTTGTACATTAAAACAAGCTCTAAATGTTGCACATTTAATACAATAGATAATTATCTTTAATTGTCACTTATGATAAT belongs to uncultured Methanobacterium sp. and includes:
- a CDS encoding DUF5906 domain-containing protein, coding for MKQIKINKDIVFKHAQKVALSSKSQVKMGRIPKAPSINWDKQPVGYTGYNDEEYGTAIVCDYIDEFDKYLVVIDLDSPKDSEDIPITLFKEILQPLINITYSVSTQGKGIHIYLLSESKPIAKQPKINIDYQTHTGKKGRGKYIVSNYIYDTQGNKKRYSKLAESPDEIIVVKSADDVLNELLNKLEEGGHLKTPVKDYMVNITDIVKSGIRKGKRNDYVMCLAGYLRKNDFPLEKTLQIINESFKDDEELDHRFDTVKRTYEADISVINGWNELKNHLNGSDLSELERLVSGGLNLKDKILSTLSKNKEPSTKALADFVNSELVLYFDPNLRKYYERDQEGTIREIDDTRITEFLNAEFGENEISKGKRRNILGYVSKLINTNYNLIQFKNGILNTITREFNEDKRLNDEVPKLTLPFNWNEDAKSGRIGKLIDEILDSHRYPNNKELWLRAVGHAFMGTNRIGRMVIVQGESGTGKSTLTTILMRIFHDKYSEIKTQNIVKNERFTLYSLVNNSINIDDDISNGMLRGIGNLNTICTGNGLEVEIKGENKVIKATNPEIPRLFANGNTLPPVVGTGFERRLLLVHANNKVPYKNKDEYLQPDILSGKYDQDGIEWLVYHSINLYLDKEDEPLTSEQDERLMQEIYEFKAYPHKKGAEMIFIEKEDEFILKKEAHRYLKMWSKQAFKEGKISIEHRKPTQRQLNRAMKDAGYDDSRKMVNRESFHVYDDLTIKPEYLKLFKPSEETQATIYE